In Bos mutus isolate GX-2022 chromosome 10, NWIPB_WYAK_1.1, whole genome shotgun sequence, a single window of DNA contains:
- the LOC138989525 gene encoding C2 calcium-dependent domain-containing protein 4A, which produces MRLLGKLRASAASSAPLEPAFSNVLTPNRIPEFFIPPRLPTPYAPESSPPAAALPRRCAAEPDLWLRGADDGAGRTDWDPRSQAALSLPHLPRALTAYGFCALLESPHTRRKESLFLGSPSSAALPPAPRPRAHTYGGGGGDAPLAPGARSPIATPAARGGPSPSLDTLAPPPRCRRLLRAPEGLLRRALRAGRSQGLARARSVSSGDGEDEDEDESRASPGSPTQAPVTSLSPHRDPRPERLEAEGTVTLGRAGGALRLAAEYNRASGRLRVRLLRAEGPAGGAAEPRAPVGCRISFVLKPRGAVVRRSRRAVLEQDLCLDGLSEDEVRRLAVRVKAENRGRGLQRGRLLGQGELLLGPLLLL; this is translated from the coding sequence ATGCGGCTCCTCGGGAAACTGCGCGCCTCGGCGGCGAGCAGCGCGCCTCTGGAgcctgccttctccaatgtgctCACCCCGAACCGCATCCCCGAGTTCTTCATCCCGCCGCGGCTGCCCACCCCCTATGCCCCCGAGTCCTCCCCACCGGCCGCCGCGCTGCCCCGGAGGTGCGCTGCTGAGCCAGACCTTTGGCTTCGAGGAGCCGACGACGGCGCCGGGCGTACGGACTGGGACCCGCGCTCGCAGGCCGCACTCTCGCTGCCGCACCTGCCCCGGGCGCTCACTGCCTACGGCTTCTGCGCGCTGCTTGAGAGCCCGCACACCCGCCGCAAGGAGTCACTCTTCCTCGGGAGCCCGAGCTCCGCCGCGCTCCCGCCCGCGCCCCGTCCCCGGGCCCACACCTACGGGGGTGGCGGCGGAGACGCCCCCCTCGCTCCCGGGGCGAGATCCCCCATTGCGACCCCCGCAGCCCGCGGTGGCCCCAGCCCGTCCCTAGACACGCTCGCCCCGCCGCCCCGCTGCCGCCGCCTCCTACGCGCCCCAGAAGGGCTGCTGCGCCGAGCGTTGCGGGCCGGGAGGAGCCAAGGCCTGGCCCGCGCCCGCTCCGTCTCCAGCGGGGACGGGGAAGATGAGGACGAGGACGAAAGCCGTGCCAGCCCCGGGTCCCCAACGCAGGCCCCAGTCACATCCCTTTCGCCGCATCGCGACCCGCGTCCCGAGCGCCTGGAAGCCGAGGGCACCGTAACTCTGGGCCGCGCCGGGGGCGCCCTGCGTCTGGCCGCCGAATACAATCGGGCCAGCGGGCGCCTCCGTGTCCGGTTGCTCCGTGCTGAGGGCCCGGCCGGAGGGGCCGCCGAGCCCCGCGCCCCAGTCGGCTGCCGGATCAGCTTCGTCCTGAAGCCGCGGGGCGCCGTAGTCCGGCGCAGCCGCAGGGCCGTCTTGGAGCAGGACTTGTGCTTGGACGGGCTCTCGGAGGACGAGGTGCGCCGCCTGGCCGTGCGCGTCAAGGCCGAGAACCGGGGCCGCGGGCTGCAGCGGGGCCGCCTGCTGGGCCAGGGCGAACTGCTGCTGGGCCCCCTCCTGCTCCTCTGA